In Crinalium epipsammum PCC 9333, the following are encoded in one genomic region:
- a CDS encoding hybrid sensor histidine kinase/response regulator — MDEQPPITILNVDDSTVGRYAITRTLQQAGFAVKEAATGKEALRLAAQLPDLIILDVKLPDMSGFQVCETIKANPETFSIPILHLSAKYVSSEDKVQGLDSGADAYLVQPVEPIELIATVKALLRIKQAEEIAKSVAQQWNTTFDSINDGVCLLDSQGRVLRCNQAIIDLFKNLSVDLVGQFFSELAESFFDSNQIDELTTIQHTDIRKVLELKSGNSWFRVTADPVLNKKGVCTGSVYILSDITERKSLEETLQKRAEELQQANQIKDEFLATLSHELRTPLNSMLGWARLLRTRKFDQTTTNRALETIERNANVQSQLIEDILDVSRMITGKHRLNICPVELVAVIEGAMNAVRPAAEAKEIELHTVLASSNNLILGDSDRLQQILWNLLSNAIKFTPNHGRVELRLENINSQVEIQVSDTGRGINHNFLPYVFDRFRQADGTTTRTHAGLGLGLAIVRHLVELHGGTVQATSLGEGLGATFTVKLPIATNFVVENVASKKDLELITTAENTTVKNNLILQGVQILAIDDQTDSLDFLAAGLEEYGAVVTTATSADEALKALSKLQLDLLISDIGMPEVDGYELIHQVRNLGVNNQQIPAIALTAYAREEDRNHAIAAGFQNHVPKPVDLNELVKVVASLTKRIVQV, encoded by the coding sequence ATGGATGAGCAGCCGCCAATAACTATATTAAATGTTGATGATAGCACGGTAGGTCGCTACGCCATCACCAGAACGCTACAACAGGCTGGCTTTGCGGTGAAAGAAGCTGCTACAGGTAAAGAAGCGTTGCGGTTAGCTGCACAACTTCCAGATTTGATTATTTTGGATGTCAAGCTTCCAGACATGAGCGGGTTTCAAGTTTGCGAAACAATTAAGGCAAACCCTGAAACTTTCTCTATTCCCATACTTCACTTATCCGCTAAATATGTGAGTAGTGAGGATAAAGTACAAGGTTTAGATAGTGGCGCAGATGCCTACTTAGTTCAGCCTGTAGAACCAATTGAGTTGATTGCTACTGTAAAGGCTTTATTAAGAATCAAGCAAGCTGAAGAGATAGCTAAGTCAGTAGCGCAGCAGTGGAATACTACTTTTGATTCTATCAACGATGGCGTTTGCTTGCTAGATAGTCAAGGTAGAGTTCTGCGATGTAATCAAGCGATTATAGATTTGTTTAAAAATTTAAGTGTGGATCTTGTTGGTCAATTTTTTAGTGAATTAGCAGAAAGTTTTTTTGACTCTAATCAAATAGATGAGCTAACCACGATTCAACATACTGATATCAGGAAAGTTTTAGAATTAAAAAGTGGAAATAGTTGGTTTCGTGTCACGGCAGATCCGGTTTTAAATAAGAAAGGAGTATGTACCGGAAGTGTGTACATTTTGTCTGATATTACTGAACGTAAATCTCTTGAGGAGACTTTACAAAAACGTGCTGAAGAGTTGCAGCAAGCTAACCAAATTAAGGATGAGTTTTTAGCAACACTTTCTCACGAGTTGCGTACTCCCCTAAATTCTATGCTGGGTTGGGCTAGATTACTTCGTACAAGGAAATTTGATCAAACTACTACTAATCGCGCTTTAGAAACTATTGAGCGTAATGCTAATGTCCAATCACAATTAATTGAAGATATTTTGGATGTTTCACGGATGATTACAGGTAAACATCGCCTGAATATTTGTCCTGTTGAACTTGTAGCAGTTATTGAAGGTGCAATGAATGCTGTGCGCCCAGCAGCAGAGGCTAAGGAAATTGAATTACATACGGTATTAGCTTCATCAAACAATCTTATTTTAGGTGATTCAGACCGATTACAACAAATTTTATGGAATTTGCTTTCTAATGCGATTAAGTTCACACCTAATCACGGTCGCGTTGAACTAAGATTGGAAAATATAAATTCCCAGGTAGAAATTCAAGTCAGTGATACGGGTAGAGGTATCAATCACAACTTTTTACCTTATGTTTTTGATCGCTTTCGTCAAGCTGATGGTACAACTACAAGAACCCATGCAGGGTTAGGTTTGGGATTAGCGATCGTGCGTCATTTAGTAGAATTACACGGTGGTACTGTTCAGGCTACAAGTTTAGGAGAAGGGTTAGGAGCAACATTTACGGTTAAACTACCAATAGCTACTAATTTTGTAGTTGAAAATGTTGCAAGTAAGAAGGATTTAGAATTAATAACTACGGCTGAAAATACTACTGTTAAAAATAATTTGATTCTTCAGGGTGTGCAGATACTTGCAATAGACGATCAAACAGACTCGCTTGATTTTCTAGCAGCAGGTTTAGAAGAGTATGGCGCGGTGGTGACAACGGCGACATCGGCGGATGAAGCTTTGAAGGCGCTTTCTAAGTTGCAGCTAGATTTGCTGATTAGTGATATTGGGATGCCGGAAGTAGATGGATATGAGTTAATTCATCAGGTGAGAAATTTGGGGGTAAATAATCAGCAAATTCCCGCGATCGCACTCACTGCTTATGCTAGAGAAGAAGATCGTAATCATGCGATCGCAGCAGGTTTTCAAAACCACGTTCCTAAACCAGTTGATTTAAATGAATTAGTTAAAGTCGTGGCAAGTTTAACTAAACGAATTGTACAAGTTTAG
- a CDS encoding cysteine hydrolase family protein, whose amino-acid sequence MSEALLIVDVQGGFINDFTHHIPQRIVQLIERDRYSPILFTRFINQPDAPYSRFLGWEGCNCEPETNMAPELESFAEQDLIFSKLGLCGLPNELADYLQQQNIKSLLIVGIDTDMCVLKIAMDIFDLGIEPIVLTDCCASTAGLQAHLAGLAVLSRNIGATRLRDAGLGGGMLAAP is encoded by the coding sequence ATGTCGGAAGCATTACTAATAGTTGATGTGCAAGGTGGTTTTATCAACGATTTTACACATCATATTCCCCAAAGGATAGTTCAGCTAATTGAGCGCGATCGCTATTCACCAATTTTATTTACTAGATTTATTAATCAACCTGATGCGCCTTATAGTCGCTTCTTAGGTTGGGAAGGTTGTAATTGTGAACCAGAAACAAACATGGCTCCAGAATTAGAATCATTTGCAGAACAAGATTTGATATTTTCTAAGTTGGGTCTTTGTGGTTTACCTAATGAGTTAGCTGATTATTTGCAGCAGCAAAATATTAAAAGTTTGCTGATCGTTGGTATTGATACTGATATGTGTGTCTTAAAAATTGCGATGGATATTTTTGATCTTGGTATTGAACCCATTGTATTAACAGATTGCTGTGCTAGTACAGCAGGTTTACAAGCACATTTAGCAGGTTTAGCTGTGTTAAGCCGTAATATTGGTGCTACTAGATTGCGTGATGCTGGATTAGGCGGAGGAATGTTAGCTGCACCTTAA
- a CDS encoding DUF421 domain-containing protein, with product MDFWFKVDWYKLFIPGSSFAELFIRGSLVYFMLFAILRFLPNRQIGAVGIADLLVVILFANAAENAMSSDYTSITDGALLVSTIIFWSYSLNWLGFKFPRFQRWLNPPPKPLVTQGRMLPENMDEELLTKDELMRMLRQHGVQKLDDVKAAFMEADGSISVIPQDTKIPKAVEKQTL from the coding sequence ATGGATTTTTGGTTTAAGGTAGATTGGTATAAACTTTTTATTCCTGGCAGTTCTTTTGCTGAGTTATTTATACGTGGCTCGCTGGTTTATTTTATGCTATTTGCGATTTTGCGTTTTCTGCCAAATCGACAAATAGGAGCAGTGGGAATTGCGGATTTGCTAGTAGTAATTTTGTTTGCAAATGCTGCTGAAAATGCTATGTCTAGCGATTATACTTCTATCACAGATGGAGCTTTGCTAGTTTCAACAATTATTTTTTGGAGTTACAGTTTAAATTGGTTAGGCTTTAAATTTCCACGCTTTCAACGTTGGTTGAATCCACCCCCAAAACCGTTAGTAACTCAAGGTCGTATGCTTCCTGAAAATATGGATGAAGAATTGTTAACTAAAGATGAGTTGATGCGGATGCTACGTCAACATGGTGTGCAAAAACTGGATGATGTTAAAGCTGCTTTTATGGAAGCTGATGGCAGTATTAGTGTAATTCCACAAGATACAAAGATACCTAAAGCTGTTGAAAAACAGACTTTATAG
- a CDS encoding P-loop NTPase family protein, with amino-acid sequence MVAQLETPTLDPCRVPYTVEGLVQVFTSSHRNFFTNVMAQALRIAGQGTSVLVVQFLKGGLNQGYEHPVRLGENLVWMRCDLPRCIDTPQLDPVEAESLRDLWKYTQKVVLEGEYSLVVLDELSLAINFGLIPEDEVLKFLELRPNHVDIILTGQDMPQALLDVADQITEIRRSHRP; translated from the coding sequence ATGGTTGCACAGCTAGAAACTCCTACTCTCGATCCTTGCCGCGTACCCTACACTGTTGAAGGATTGGTACAAGTATTTACCAGTTCTCACCGCAACTTTTTTACTAATGTAATGGCACAGGCGCTTAGAATTGCAGGACAGGGAACCTCAGTTCTAGTGGTGCAATTTCTCAAAGGCGGATTAAATCAGGGATATGAGCATCCAGTGCGCTTAGGGGAAAATTTAGTTTGGATGCGCTGTGATTTACCACGTTGTATTGATACGCCACAGTTAGATCCAGTTGAGGCAGAATCTTTGCGAGATTTGTGGAAATATACTCAAAAGGTGGTATTGGAGGGAGAATATTCTTTGGTTGTTCTAGATGAATTAAGCTTGGCGATTAATTTTGGTTTAATTCCCGAAGATGAGGTATTAAAGTTTTTAGAACTCCGCCCTAATCATGTAGATATTATTCTCACGGGGCAAGATATGCCACAGGCGCTTCTGGATGTAGCTGATCAAATTACGGAAATTCGCCGCAGTCACCGCCCTTAA
- a CDS encoding deoxycytidylate deaminase codes for MQTIFNLDESSQRPTWDEYFLMLAKLAATRSTCLAFPVGAVIVKDRQILATGYNGSPSGSVHCTTQGYCYPGLSSCDASKSMPSRSVHAEANAIAQAAKHGIATTGASIYVTLEPCLSCLKLIISSGIREVFYETPFNKGESIFVRDSFIEDGLVTLKQIHLSNAIAQRGAYFLLNPTSVATATNSLPTQ; via the coding sequence ATGCAAACTATATTCAATTTAGACGAATCCTCTCAAAGACCAACATGGGATGAATATTTCCTGATGTTGGCAAAGTTGGCAGCAACTCGCTCAACTTGCTTGGCGTTTCCAGTTGGTGCAGTCATTGTTAAAGATCGGCAGATATTAGCAACGGGTTACAATGGCTCACCATCTGGTTCTGTACATTGTACGACACAAGGATATTGTTATCCTGGTTTGAGTAGCTGTGATGCTAGTAAGAGTATGCCATCGCGTTCGGTACACGCAGAAGCAAATGCGATCGCACAAGCTGCTAAACATGGTATCGCTACTACTGGCGCTAGTATTTACGTTACTCTAGAACCTTGTTTGTCCTGCCTAAAGTTAATAATTTCTTCTGGAATAAGGGAAGTTTTTTATGAAACTCCCTTTAATAAAGGAGAAAGTATCTTTGTGAGAGATTCCTTTATAGAAGATGGTTTAGTTACTTTAAAACAAATTCATCTTAGTAATGCGATCGCACAACGCGGAGCTTACTTTCTCCTCAATCCTACATCTGTCGCTACAGCTACAAATTCTTTACCCACCCAATAA
- the dut gene encoding dUTP diphosphatase, with product MELKIRKLNDSAETPSYAHINDAGLDLFSIEDTEITAGDSKLIHTGISIELPPGTEAQIRPRSGLALKHQITVLNTPGTIDEGYRGEIGVILINHGKNTFKVTKGMKIAQMVIASVIRVEVTEVESLSSTLRGDNGFGSTGFN from the coding sequence ATGGAACTCAAAATTAGAAAATTAAATGATTCAGCAGAAACGCCCAGCTATGCACATATCAATGATGCTGGTCTGGATTTATTTTCTATTGAGGATACAGAAATAACTGCTGGAGATAGTAAATTAATTCATACTGGAATCTCAATCGAGTTACCGCCTGGAACAGAAGCACAAATTCGTCCGAGGAGTGGATTAGCTCTCAAGCATCAAATAACTGTCTTGAATACTCCAGGTACTATTGATGAAGGGTATCGTGGAGAAATTGGTGTAATTTTAATCAATCATGGAAAAAATACCTTTAAAGTAACTAAAGGTATGAAAATTGCTCAAATGGTAATTGCATCAGTAATTAGAGTTGAAGTTACAGAGGTAGAAAGTTTAAGTTCAACCTTGAGAGGAGATAATGGTTTTGGCTCAACAGGATTTAATTAA
- the thyX gene encoding FAD-dependent thymidylate synthase, whose translation MDRFRVEVIAKTPNPQQVIYSALHQDYTNAFVFDERDSWPSEQECGEIIVKRLLAGDRGHYGCLEHPQIIFNCGYFPHSVMQQARTHRVGVSFDVQCLAADTEITFVNCEGETNTKLKKTLGELYDLWTNGEKAIRQRLIEGRNGEPPGEYRRDCKKRIRKMNLRVLNEETNLFEVGHIKDVMCSGVQPIYRVTLEDGKTLKCTANHRLFTSEGWQTLGEAVGLITASDGKVLDMKKPCAVMCNGIPLKDTKFSKGNQPWNYRPDALYRDQVWLEEHLAKGLHADEMAELASCSIEAIKKWVYAYGLSLNKRPSGTKNPWNKGKGGYHLNLSEESRQKRLDNAKQYTKRGTESNFWKGGTSTDREIIGAWTRQTAPQVHQKFNYICQRCGVRGGDLHAHHLIPVFADESLAYEFDNLITVCKDCHAYIHHNNEEAKFAKSYQPILDLQNWHPKPKPFGNKLQAHPVEVKNVEYLGQQMTYDLEVEGDWHNFVANGMVVHNSFRYTGLHMIDIVEGKKDIEEAFYLRPVGYYSDRQGKKYYYSPEQREADLKWCLEAAKRYQLDIEAGMAEEHARGKLPFDYRQHFIVSFNLRSFLHFSDLRNKKNAQLEIQQLCELMWPHVKEWTPEVALWYENTRLGKAKLAP comes from the coding sequence ATGGATCGATTTCGAGTAGAAGTTATTGCCAAAACACCCAATCCTCAGCAGGTGATTTATTCGGCATTACACCAAGATTATACGAATGCTTTTGTATTTGACGAACGCGACTCCTGGCCATCAGAGCAAGAATGCGGTGAGATTATTGTTAAGCGTTTATTAGCAGGAGATAGGGGACATTACGGATGTCTAGAACACCCACAAATTATCTTTAATTGTGGCTATTTTCCTCACAGTGTAATGCAACAAGCGCGTACTCATCGAGTAGGAGTAAGCTTTGATGTGCAATGCCTTGCTGCTGATACAGAAATTACTTTTGTTAACTGTGAAGGTGAGACTAATACAAAGTTAAAGAAAACTCTTGGAGAATTATATGATCTTTGGACTAATGGCGAAAAAGCAATTCGCCAAAGATTAATTGAAGGTAGGAATGGTGAACCACCTGGCGAGTATCGTCGTGATTGTAAAAAACGAATTCGCAAGATGAATTTACGAGTTCTTAACGAAGAAACTAATTTATTTGAAGTAGGGCATATTAAAGATGTAATGTGCAGTGGCGTTCAACCTATCTACCGAGTAACTTTAGAAGATGGAAAAACATTAAAATGCACTGCTAATCATCGACTATTTACATCAGAAGGTTGGCAAACATTAGGTGAGGCAGTTGGTTTAATAACTGCTTCAGATGGTAAGGTTTTAGACATGAAAAAGCCTTGCGCTGTAATGTGCAATGGTATTCCTTTAAAAGATACTAAATTCAGCAAAGGTAATCAGCCTTGGAATTATAGACCTGATGCTCTTTATCGGGATCAAGTTTGGCTGGAAGAGCATTTAGCTAAAGGACTCCATGCAGATGAGATGGCAGAACTAGCTAGTTGTTCAATCGAAGCCATTAAAAAGTGGGTATATGCTTATGGATTGTCTTTAAATAAAAGACCTTCAGGAACTAAAAACCCTTGGAATAAAGGAAAAGGCGGTTATCATCTTAATCTTTCAGAAGAAAGCCGTCAGAAACGGTTAGATAATGCTAAACAATATACAAAAAGAGGAACTGAGTCTAACTTTTGGAAAGGTGGTACATCTACTGATAGGGAAATTATAGGGGCTTGGACAAGACAAACTGCTCCTCAAGTTCACCAAAAATTTAATTACATTTGTCAGCGATGTGGAGTGAGGGGTGGAGATCTTCATGCTCACCATTTAATTCCAGTTTTCGCTGATGAATCCTTAGCCTATGAGTTTGATAACTTAATCACTGTATGTAAAGACTGTCACGCCTATATTCATCACAACAACGAAGAAGCTAAATTTGCTAAATCTTATCAACCAATTTTAGATCTTCAAAACTGGCATCCAAAACCTAAGCCCTTTGGCAATAAACTTCAAGCTCATCCAGTTGAAGTTAAAAATGTTGAATATTTAGGTCAACAAATGACTTATGACCTAGAGGTAGAAGGAGATTGGCATAACTTTGTAGCTAATGGCATGGTAGTTCATAATTCCTTCCGCTATACAGGTTTACACATGATTGATATAGTTGAAGGCAAGAAAGATATAGAAGAAGCTTTTTATCTTCGTCCCGTTGGCTATTACTCTGACCGTCAAGGCAAGAAATATTACTATTCACCTGAGCAAAGAGAAGCCGATTTAAAATGGTGCTTGGAAGCTGCTAAAAGATACCAACTTGATATTGAAGCTGGTATGGCAGAAGAACACGCTAGAGGTAAGCTTCCTTTTGATTACCGCCAGCATTTTATAGTTAGTTTTAATTTACGTTCTTTCTTGCATTTCAGCGATCTTAGAAACAAGAAAAATGCTCAGTTAGAAATTCAACAGCTTTGTGAGCTAATGTGGCCTCATGTGAAAGAGTGGACTCCCGAAGTTGCACTGTGGTATGAAAATACTCGTTTAGGAAAAGCTAAACTAGCACCGTAA
- a CDS encoding dihydrolipoyl dehydrogenase family protein has product MAVEFDLVVIGNNTAAISAAVAAARLQARVALVTLQLDFKTNLENATKLELSSIYNQALTQVAQFAYKIDNAANYGIYLEDYSHKSQSLSHNQLTAAWEWAKGVVSTIEEQHSLAVLASLGVDVVAGNGEFCRQPHLAFVVRNRHLRARNYLIATNSRPVIPYIDGLETTGYFTAANFQQSLPQKLPQSWIVIGSGAAATEISQVLVRLGASVTLIVRGARILPQEDVEVSQLVQAQLEAEGVCILTETKVEHIKRIDHKKWVLAGNKAIEVDEIFLAVGSQPNIEGLNLEGVGVKINRRGIQLNEKLQTTNPRIYGCRDVIKGYQFAFLADYEAKVALKNALFFPIYKVNYRGIPWAISTDPQLARVGMTEAQAIRRYGKDVMVLRQYFQSVSKAVIMGETTGLCKILVRRNGEILGAVIIGAEAGELISAIALAMRQKLKISAIADLPHISPTLSEIVTQTAAEWNNLRLSNNTFLQNLLENFFNVRRSWSS; this is encoded by the coding sequence ATGGCAGTTGAATTCGACCTAGTAGTGATCGGCAACAATACTGCTGCTATCTCTGCCGCAGTTGCCGCCGCCCGCTTGCAAGCCCGTGTAGCACTGGTAACACTTCAGCTTGATTTTAAAACTAACTTAGAAAATGCCACGAAACTAGAACTTAGTTCTATATACAACCAAGCTTTAACTCAAGTTGCACAATTCGCTTACAAAATTGATAATGCTGCTAACTACGGCATCTATCTAGAGGATTATTCCCACAAATCTCAGTCATTATCTCACAATCAACTTACCGCAGCTTGGGAGTGGGCTAAAGGTGTAGTCTCTACTATAGAAGAACAGCATTCCCTAGCAGTATTGGCATCTTTAGGCGTTGATGTTGTTGCTGGAAATGGTGAATTTTGCCGTCAACCTCACCTGGCATTTGTTGTCAGAAATAGACATTTACGCGCCCGTAATTATCTCATCGCCACTAATTCTCGTCCAGTTATTCCCTATATTGATGGTTTAGAAACTACTGGTTATTTCACCGCAGCAAACTTTCAGCAGTCACTTCCCCAAAAACTACCCCAGAGTTGGATAGTTATAGGCAGTGGCGCTGCTGCTACTGAAATATCCCAAGTTCTAGTGCGGTTGGGTGCAAGCGTGACCCTAATAGTTAGAGGTGCGCGTATCCTGCCTCAAGAAGACGTAGAAGTATCTCAGTTAGTGCAAGCCCAACTAGAAGCTGAAGGTGTCTGCATCCTGACTGAAACTAAGGTAGAACACATCAAACGAATTGATCATAAAAAGTGGGTGCTAGCTGGTAATAAAGCTATAGAAGTAGATGAAATATTTTTAGCAGTGGGATCTCAGCCGAATATTGAAGGTTTAAACCTAGAGGGTGTTGGGGTAAAGATTAATCGACGTGGTATCCAGCTTAATGAAAAGTTGCAAACCACTAACCCCCGCATCTATGGCTGTAGAGATGTGATTAAGGGGTATCAGTTTGCCTTCCTTGCTGATTATGAAGCTAAAGTTGCTTTAAAAAATGCTTTGTTTTTTCCTATCTATAAAGTAAATTATCGTGGGATTCCTTGGGCAATATCTACCGATCCTCAGTTAGCGCGGGTGGGGATGACAGAGGCACAAGCTATCAGGCGGTATGGTAAGGATGTGATGGTATTACGGCAATATTTTCAGAGTGTTAGTAAAGCTGTAATCATGGGGGAAACAACAGGTTTATGTAAAATCCTGGTGCGCCGAAATGGTGAGATTTTAGGTGCTGTGATAATTGGTGCAGAAGCGGGGGAGTTGATTAGTGCGATCGCATTAGCTATGCGACAGAAATTAAAGATAAGTGCGATCGCAGACTTACCCCACATTTCCCCTACCCTGTCAGAAATCGTTACCCAAACCGCCGCCGAGTGGAACAACCTACGTCTGAGTAATAATACTTTTTTACAAAATTTACTAGAAAACTTTTTTAATGTACGCAGATCGTGGTCTTCGTAG
- the cobD gene encoding threonine-phosphate decarboxylase CobD has product MNRPVHGGNLAWAAALAGCSPSLIVDFSASINPLGPPPSALAAIRSHLTALAAYPNPDYYPLRAALGQVHQLSPDWVLPGNGSAELLTWAGWELSKLDVTALVTPAFGDYWRSLKTFNTNVLECPLADFASFSGRNLETEILDLGLINQKLKSLNPSRSGLLLNNPHNPTGQLFSKEAILPYLEEFAMVVVDEAFMDFLLPQEQQSLISLVEDYPNLVILRSLTKFYSLPGLRLGYAIAHPDRLQRWQNWRDPWPVNTLAAAAGEAVIQDTDFQQQTWEWLEPTRQELFEGLTKLPGLQPYKGAANFLLVRTEKPSSQVQKQLLQHSKILIRDCLSFPELGDRYFRVAVRSVAENQRLLQGLAAILDPSYKQEYGS; this is encoded by the coding sequence TTGAATCGACCTGTACATGGGGGAAATTTAGCCTGGGCAGCCGCGCTGGCGGGCTGTTCCCCTTCCTTAATTGTGGATTTTTCTGCCAGTATCAACCCGTTGGGACCTCCGCCATCGGCATTAGCCGCTATACGATCGCATCTAACGGCACTGGCAGCTTATCCCAACCCAGATTATTACCCTTTACGTGCAGCACTCGGTCAAGTGCATCAACTCTCGCCTGACTGGGTGCTACCTGGAAATGGTTCAGCAGAGTTATTAACTTGGGCGGGTTGGGAATTATCAAAGCTGGATGTAACTGCTTTGGTTACTCCGGCTTTTGGTGATTACTGGCGATCGCTCAAAACGTTTAATACAAATGTACTTGAGTGTCCCCTTGCCGATTTTGCATCCTTCTCAGGTAGGAATCTGGAAACAGAGATTTTAGATTTGGGATTAATTAACCAAAAGCTAAAATCTCTAAATCCCAGCCGTAGCGGTTTGTTGTTGAATAATCCACACAATCCTACAGGTCAACTTTTTAGTAAGGAAGCTATTCTGCCTTACCTAGAAGAATTTGCAATGGTGGTGGTGGATGAAGCTTTTATGGATTTTCTGCTACCCCAGGAGCAACAAAGCTTAATATCACTGGTAGAGGATTATCCGAATTTGGTGATTTTGCGATCGCTCACTAAATTTTACAGCTTGCCAGGGTTACGGTTAGGTTATGCGATCGCTCACCCTGACCGCCTACAACGCTGGCAAAACTGGCGTGACCCCTGGCCAGTTAATACCTTAGCTGCTGCGGCTGGTGAGGCTGTTATCCAAGATACCGACTTTCAACAGCAAACTTGGGAATGGTTGGAACCTACTCGACAAGAGTTATTTGAAGGTTTAACCAAATTACCAGGACTGCAACCCTACAAAGGTGCAGCTAATTTTTTATTGGTTCGCACAGAAAAACCGAGTTCACAAGTGCAGAAACAACTGCTCCAACATAGTAAGATTTTGATCCGCGATTGTCTGAGTTTTCCCGAATTAGGCGATCGCTATTTCAGGGTGGCTGTGCGTTCTGTTGCAGAGAATCAGCGTTTACTACAAGGTTTAGCTGCAATTCTCGATCCTAGCTATAAACAAGAATATGGCAGTTGA
- a CDS encoding HU family DNA-binding protein, with product MNKGELVDKVAEKATVTKKQADAVLTAALESIMEAVSEGDKVTLVGFGSFESRERKAREGRNPKTGEKMDIPATKVPAFSAGKLFKDKVAPSED from the coding sequence ATGAATAAAGGCGAATTAGTAGATAAGGTGGCTGAGAAGGCAACTGTTACCAAAAAACAAGCTGATGCTGTGTTGACTGCTGCTTTGGAATCAATCATGGAAGCGGTTTCTGAGGGCGATAAGGTTACCTTGGTAGGCTTTGGCTCTTTTGAATCACGAGAACGTAAAGCTCGTGAGGGTCGCAATCCTAAGACTGGCGAGAAGATGGACATTCCAGCCACCAAGGTTCCTGCTTTTTCTGCGGGTAAGTTGTTTAAGGATAAAGTCGCTCCTAGCGAAGATTAA